A window of Pullulanibacillus sp. KACC 23026 genomic DNA:
AAAGCCCTTTCACAAAATCGTCTTCTGAAGGCACCATAACCTCATCCAATACGGCATCCAAAATGGCATGAATTTGATCCTTTTTTACGGGAATAAGAGAGCTCAACAGCAGGCGATGACCAAAAACAGGTTTCACCAATGCCTTGACGTCATCTGGACTAACAAAGTCTCTTCCTTTCAATATCGCGTATACCTGGACGGCCTTCAGCAAAGCTTGACTGCCGCGTGGACTAATCCCAAGTTCGATATCTGACCGCTCTCTTGTCTTCTCAACAATAGCCATAATGTAATGAAGAATTTCGTCACTCATATAGACTTGGGAATAAAACTGCCCTGCTCTTCTGATGTCTTCTTGACTTGCAACAGGCTGCAAGTCTTCCAAAGGATCGTTTTCTTTGAACCGCCTTAAAATATCAATACCTTCTTCCTTTGTGGGGTATCCCAAATTCACCTTTATTAGAAAACGATCTAATTGGGCTTCAGGAAGCGGAAAAGTTCCTTGACTTTCAACAGGATTCTGCGTAGCGAGCACCATGAAAGGACGTTCCAAAGGATAAGTCTCCCCATCAATAGTTGCCTGTCTTTCCTCCATCACTTCTAATAAACTAGATTGAGTTCGCGGCGTCGCTCTGTTAATCTCATCCGCTAAGACGATATTTGCAAAAATCGGCCCTAGACGGCATTCAAACTCTCCTTCCTTTTGATTATAGAAATGAATACCTGTCACATCTGACGGAAGCAGATCCGGTGTAAATTGAATTCTTTTAAACGTACAATCTAATGACTTAGCAAGAGATTTGGCAAGGAGTGTCTTCCCTGTTCCGGGAACATCCTCTAATAAAACATGACCTGAACTAATAAGCGCCACAAGAAGTAGGTCTAGTTGCTCCTCTTTTCCGATAACCACTTTTTCAACATTTCCCTTTATCTTTTGGGCTAATTCTCTAATAAAATGCAGCTCCATTCCCTCGAACCTCTTTTCAGACATTAATTTTTTAGTGCGCCACCTTTTAAAGCGCTTACTTTTAATTGCATTTAACATGCCCATTCAGACCTCGCAAAACCCACACATTTAAATAAATTATACACTAATTTGAATATTTGTATTATCAATCTCAAATTCTTTCTTTTTGCTTGATAAGCAGATTTAGAGGGACCTTCATTATTTACCGTTTACACTCGCCACATCTAATTGAAAATAGTCTTCGTTTTACCCAATATTGGTATCTATTACAGATGGAATAGGTACCATGAACGAGATGGGCAGGAATCTACAAATTTTTTTACCAAATTTACCTTTTTAATCTAAAATTCGCCAAGATTTCCGTTATAATAGATTAGGTAGAAAGCAAACTAAACTCTCATACTCTTGATCCTAAATGATCAAAAAAATAATCTACTAAAATTAGGAGGATTAAGATGAAAAAAGGGATTGTTGTACCCGCTCTATGCTTTGCAGTATTGTCAACTCCAGCCTTAACAAAGGCTGTTCATGCTGCAACTCCAACGACGAGCCGGCTTACGACCAATACCGTTTCTCCAACTGTCACAAAATATGTGAATGTAAATGCTGGTTCTTCGTTATTATTACGCTCGAAGGCATCAACGTCAGGAGACATTTTAGCCAAACTGTCAAAAGGAACCGCCGTGACGGTTTATTCGACTTCTGACGGGTGGGCAAATGTAAAGGCCGATGGGAAAATCGGATATGTCAGCACGGACTATCTATCATCTACTAAACTCTCAATAACGGTTGCAGGGACGACAACTAACTATGTCAATGTTGATCCTGATTCCTCCTTAATTCTAAGGAAGAGCCCATCCACCAGCAGTGCCATTCTTTCCAGTCTAAAACGCGGGGCCAGTGTCAAGGTGATTTCTACTTCTGGTGTTTGGGCTAAGGTAACTGCGAATGGATTAACCGGTTATGTACATTCGGAATATCTTTCTTCGACTAAGTTAGATTCAACGGTGGTTACAGCTAGCAGCACGACCACGGCGAAGACGACAACCAAGTATGTCAATGTTGATGCCGATTCTTCCTTAATACTAAGGCAAAACGCCTCCACCAGCAGCGCTATTCTTTCCAGTCTAAAACGCGGGGCCAGTGTCAAGGTGATTTCTACTTCTGGTGTTTGGGCCAAGGTAACTGCTAATGGGCTCACGGGGTATGTACATGCGGAGTATCTCTCTGCTTCCAAAATCGGAACCTCTGAGACCACTACAACCACGGCGAAGACGACAACCAACTATGTCAATGTGGATGCCGATTCTTCCTTAATACTAAGGCAAAACGCCTCCACCAGCAGTGCCATTCTTTCCAGTCTAAAACGCGGGGCCAGTGTCAAGGTGATTTCTACTTCTGGTGTTTGGGCCAAGGTAACCGCTAATGGATTAACGGGTTACGTTCATGCGGAGTATCTCTCTGCTTCCAAAATCGGAACCTCTGAGGCCACTGGCAATACAACCACGGCGAAGACGACAACCAACTATGTCAATGTGGATGCCGATTCTTCCTTAATTTTAAGGCAAAACGCCTCCACCAGCAGTGCCATTCTTTCCAGTTTAAAACGCGGGACAAGCGTTCAAGTGATTTCCACTTCTGGTGTTTGGGCTAAGGTAACTGCTAATGGATTAACGGGTTACGTTCACGCGGAGTATCTCTCTGCTTCCAAAATCGGAACCTCTGAGGCCACTGGCAATACAACCACGGCAAAGACGACAACCAACTATGTCAATGTGGATGCCGATTCTTCCTTAATACTAAGGCAAAATGCCTCCACCAGCAGTGCCATTCTTTCCAGTTTAAAACGCGGGACAAGCGTTCAGGTGATTTCCACTTCTGGTGTTTGGGCTAAGGTAACTGCTAATGGGCTCACGGGGTATGTACATGCGGAGTATCTCACTTCGACCCAACCTACATCAACCGGAAGTGATTCAGCCAATTCAAGTCAGAGCAGTGGATCAAGCCAATCATCAACTTCGAACCCTTCAACAATTCAAATGTACGTGAAGGTTTCAGCCGGATCTAATTTAAACATGCGAACGGCACCGACAACGAGCGCTTCTATCATTACAAAACTTTCAGATGGTACTAAAATTGAGGTCTTGTCAGAAGCAAACGGTTGGGCAAAGATCAGTGCGAACGGTCAAACAGGCTATGTGAGCACCAGCTATCTTGCACCTGCTAACGGGACTCCGACTTCAAGCACTACGGAAACCGCGGACAACGGTTCTGAGGATAACACAAGTCCAACATCCGAATCTCAAACGGTGCACATGTATGTGAACGTGTCCCCTGGTTCCAATTTGAATATGCGATCAGGACCGTCAACGACCGCTTCCGTTCTGACACAGCTTCCCTATGGCACTGTTGTGCAGGTTCTTTTAGAAACAAACGGTTGGGCAAAGGTAAGTGCCAATGGTAAAACCGGCTATGTCGATGAAACTTACTTAACCTCAACGTTGACTAATTCAAATGTTGATTCAATCGTAGAAACCTATACGCCTTATTCTATTTCATTAACTGACATGAAAAATTTAGAGCTAAACTCGAATCCTCAAACGGATAAAACCTATAATACATACATTCGATCGGACGCTCTAGTCGTAGATAATAAAACGAATCCCACTCAAGGGGTTGTATTTGGATCAAATTGGAATGTCAGAGGAGGAGCCGGTACCGACTTTTGGGTGGTTGGCCAAGTTTCAGCTGGAGCTCTTGTACAAATTCTATCATCTGTCAAAGGAAGCGATGGCTATACCTGGTACCAAATTTCTTTTGATAAGACGTGGGTTAATGCAAGTCCTGATGATGTCACCTATTATCTAGACCCCACCAATTTCGAAAATGACAATGTTCAGAAGTACCAGTTCCTTAAATTAAATGAAACGGCCAATGTGAATGCAGATGAGGTCAACCAAAAAATCCTCGCAGGAAAAGGCATACTCGCAGGTGAAGCGCAGAGTTTTATTAAAGCAGGACAAACATACGGGATTAATGAATTATACTTAATTTCTCATGCCTTACTCGAAACCGCCAACGGCACTTCCGAATTGGCTAATGGCGTCACTTACAATGGAAAAACCGTTTATAACATGTATGGAATCGGAGCTTATGATGCTTCGCCTGTCCAAAGCGGAGCGGAATTCGCTTATAATGCCGGTTGGTTTACACCAGAAGAGGCCATTATTGGGGGAGCTCAGTTCATCGACAACAATTATATTGAACAAGGTCAAGACACGCTTTACAAAATGAGATGGAACCCAGGTGCTGCTGTTTCTACTAACAGTGCCACCCACCAATATGCCAGTGATATTGGTTGGGCGTCAAAGCAAGTAACACAGATTTACAACCTGTACCAGCTGTTAAGCACTTATCAGATCAAATTAGATATTCCGCAATATCTACAGTAATCACGTTTAGAAAGTCCTATATGAATTCAAAGGATAATAGAAGTATTCGACTGAACTTAGTCCTTTATGTCCATGATTTCCTTATCCATTTGAATAATAAGTACCACTCCTATGTCGAAAGCCCTCCAAAAATTGGAGGGCTTTCTTATATCTACCTTCTTCTATGAAAAGACATAAACACGATTACGCCCTTCTTCCTTTGCCTTATAGAGCATTTTATCCGCATTATTCAGAAGGTCAAATAGAGTCTCCTCGTGATCCCCTGTAGCCTCAGCCACACCAAGGCTTAACGTCACCTTAATGACTTCATGATTCACGACAATCGGTTGTGTCCCAATTGCGTGACGGAGTTGATTAGCGAATGCTTCAGCCTCCGCTCCTGTAAAACCCTTTAGCCCAAAGACAAATTCTTCACCACCGTACCGGGCAAAAAGTGCCCCTCCCACCAATTGAGATTGACAAACTTGAGCAATATGAACCAACACACGATCCCCGACATCATGACCATATGTATCATTAATTCTTTTAAAATAGTCCACATCAATTAAGATAACCGAATACGGTGTATTAGCCCTTTTGGCCTCTTCAAAGCTTTGAGTACATTGTTGGAAAAACGCCCGCCGATTGAAGATTTGAGTTAGCTCATCATGATACGCTTGATGCTCTAATTTTAATTGCAAGTTTTTGAGCTCTGTAATATCTGTAAAAATAAGCAAGAAACCACTAATGGACCGATTATGCTGCACAGGTGAGATTCGAACTTGATAGGTGTATTCTGCCTGGTTATCTGCCAAAAACTGAAACTCCTGCTTTTCTGGGGCCTCTTTTATTTGAAAAGGTAACACGGTCCCGGAAAGTTTTTTCCAAACACTCGCAACACCCATCCCATACATTTTTGAATTTAATGATGGAAACATTTGCTGACACGATCGGTTAAACTCAATTAACCGGTTCGATTCATCCAGCACCATAACCCCATCATTAATACTGTTAAAGATCACATCTTTTGCAATGGGCATGATCTTAAACAGACGTGAGCTGTTAATGGACCATAAATATAAAAGAGAAGAGAGCCATAAAACCATTGGAACGGGGTCAAAGCCTGGAGGCGTTGCTCCAATTAGATAGAAAAAGGCGGTAAGCATAGGAACTAATTGACCACACAGTAATGTGAATAATTGAGGCTTATACTCCCTTGCAGTCTCTTTCCAATGAAAAAGACCTAATAAAAACGCAACAAACATCGTGGCAAAGGTAAAAAGCCCTTGAATCATATACCAGATCCCAATCTCCTCATGAACATAAGGAGCCCCTAAAACCGGATCAATTTCATACACTCTATAATACAGGTGGTGAAAGTCATTGGTTGCAACCATTATCAACGTAATAAAAGGAATGATAAGAAGTGCTGCACACTTTTTCTTCGTTAAAGGGATCCCTAAATAGTGCATCACAAACATTAGCCCTAAAGGAGGAGAAAAGGGCATACCCACATAACCTATGATTGTCCAAAACTTAATCTCCTCAATGGTTGTAGACATTAGGCAAAATGCAGTGGCCAAACAATAAATGGTTAAAGTTAATGTATATAAAATGAAGAGATAAGCAATATTTGTATATTTATGTCTTTTCAAAAAGACGTAAAGACATAAATACAAATTGAGAACACTTGACGTGCAAACGAGTGTGATATAGGGCATCAGCTTTGAGATCATGTTTATGTACCTTCTTTTAAGAAGAGAATTCTCTTTTCTTTCAAATGTAGCACATATAGAACGATTAGGGTTGACTATTTGATAAATTTCATCTTTGCGGGGTCCTCCCTCTACTAAAAAAACGAATAGCTAGATGAGGTCTTTCTTTCCTTAGATTAAAAAAGGCTTCGATATTACTTTGCCCATTTATTGCTTTTTTTCTTCTTAATGGTTAGATGTTCTAATCATTAAGCCATAAAAAAAACGCCTGTATAACTGATGTCACACGAATCAGTCATACAGGCGGTAAATAAATTTCTATTTGTTTAAACTCACTTTGGCGCTATACAGCTTTTGATTCTGGAACAACGGATTGACGTTGTTCGGCACGCTGATGGCGAGGTTTCACATTAAAGATGACATTTAAAATGATCGCCGTTAAGCTGCCTGTAACAATACCATTGCTTGTTAGAATTTGGACAAACTGTGGAAGCTTAGAAAACAGATCCGGTTGAACGGTGATCCCTACCCCCATTCCAATTGAACAGGCGATAATCAAAAGATTTTCCTGAGAGTTGAAGTCCACTTTTCCAAGCATTCGAATCCCTGACGTTGCAACCATGCCAAACATCGCGACCATCGCTCCACCTAAAACAGGGTTCGGAATCAATGTGGTTAAGGCACCGATCTTTGGAATAAGACCAAATACAATCAGTGCGGACCCCGCGACAAAAATAATGCGGCGATTACGGACACCTGATAATTGGACAAGCCCAACATTTTGCGAAAAGGTTGTATAAGGAAAAGCATTGAATAGAGAACCAACTAAAAGGGCAAGCCCTTCTGAACGGTAGCCTCTCTCAAGGTCATTTTCAGACAATGGCTGTTCACAAATCTCGGATAAGGCAAAAAAGGTACCAGATGATTCAATTAAACTCACGATTGAAACAAGAACCATTGTAATAATCGCATCGATATGGAACGTTGGGACGGCAAAGTGAAGCGGGGCAAGGAGATGGAACCAGCTCGCTTGTTTTAAAGAAGTAAGGTCCACCATTCCCATGAAATACGCCGCAATCGTGCCTGCAATAAGGCCAATTAGAACCGCAATAGAACGAATAAATCCTTTAAAGAAGCGTTGAATAAAAAGAATTAATAAGAGCACACCAAAAGCCAACGCTAAATTTTTCGGATCGTCATATTGCTTAGTCCCTGCAGTACCGGCAATATCTGAAATGGCAACCGGAATTAACGTAATTCCAATAATTGTAACAACAGATCCAATCACAACGGGAGGGAAAATTTTCATGATCTTACTGAAATATTTAGCAATTAAAAGGACAACTACTCCAGAAACCAAAATGGAACCTGAGATGGCACCCATTCCATACATCTTCCCAATGGAAATCATCGGAGCAACCGCTGTAAAGGTACACCCTAAGACAACCGGTAAGCCTACTCCAAAAAATTTATTTTTCCAAATCTGCAGCAAAGTAGCAAGGCCGCTAGCTGCAAGGTCAATTGAAACTAAATAGGTAAGCTGTGCAGCGGACATTCCCATTGCCGCACCGACAATAAGCGGAACAATAACCGCACCGGCATACATGGCGAGAACATGCTGAATCCCTAATGAAAAAATCTTTCCTGATGACAATCTGTTATTATCCACCAATCTTGACCTCCTCTTTTTCTCCTACAAAACTAACCTTGTTGTCTTTCAATGATGCAATTCGTGCTAATGAATAAATATCGAGATTAAGAGCGTCCAGCTTGGCTCTGCCGTCTTGAAAAGACTTTTCAATAACAATCCCTAATCCCTCTACATGTGCCCCAGCTTTTTCAACTAAACGAATCAACCCCAGAGAAGCTTCACCTCTCGCCAAAAAGTCATCAATGATCAGCACACGATCAGTTGGTTTAAGCCAATTTTTTGAAACCATAATGGTATTGCTTGTTTGCTTGGTGTAAGAATACACGGTTTCAGTGATCACTTCAGTTAGTGTTAGTGGCTTCTGCTTTCGTGCAAAGACAACCGGAATGCCCAGTATAAGGCCCGCAAAAACAGCCGGAGCAATTCCTGAAGACTCAAGTGTCACAATTTTTGTAAGATCACGCCCACTAAAATGCGTCGCAAATTCTTTACCGATTTCATGCATCAATTCAGGATCTATTTGATGATTCAAAAACGCATCCACTTTTAAGATATGTCCATCAATCACTTGGCCTTCTTTTAAGATCTTCTCCTTAAGAGCTAACATCGGCTTTCCTCCCTCTCGTTTTTCAGTACTCCTTGAATCAGGGTGGAAATAACGCAAAAAAACAAGCTGCCTTATTTCTCACCACAGAGTGAGAAAGGCACCTTGTTTACCGACAAGTTGACCTAGTAAACCGAATGTATTCTTGCCTAAAACAGGAATAACTCCCTTGTTTTTTTAGAAAACAACACGGCTTCTCACTCGTAGTCGAACCATTTACGGTAGTCCGGTAGAAACTTGTGGGCCATATCCCCACGATTATACGAGTACGATTATTAAATTCGACTTCATTATAATCGACTCTGGAAGCTTTGAAAAGTCTAAAATAAAAACTCTAATTTTAATGATAATTAAAAAAATATTCACCATCTATTCTTTTTAATTAAAACAAAGGACGTTTAACATGCTACTCCCAGAAAAAAGCTGCTTCCTCTTAAACAAATCCTTGTGAATAGCTTTCTTTAGCATGTGTGACGGACGGCGCCGCCACTATAAGAATGAAAAGGTGATAACCTTCCACCCAAATTGGACTCATTTCGGGATGGCGGAGTGCCTTTTCCCAAAACTTATCCCTTACCCAACTCCCTTACAAATAGCGGACTGGTGTTGCCGCATGGTTATCTTGCGCACCATTTTCAGTGGGCGCCCGCTCGTTTTCGTGGGCAAACTTGGCTTGCCCACCAGTTTAGCTCTCATCTCGCTAGTTTTCGTGGACAAGCTCTCACGTTATAGCCTCAATACACCAAAATGGGGCAGGAGTGATGCCAAAAGTGTGAGATGAAACCTCCAACACACCAAATCCAGGCGAGAGCGCCCCTAAAGTGTGTGTTGGAGCCTCCAATACACCAAAACATAGCGAGAGCTCCCCCAAAAGTGTGCGTTGCCTGTCCCATTACTCACTTTTCCACGCTAAGTTTATGATAGAGGTTTATAGTTCCTGAACAAAAGTAAAAACGCGACTCCTCGATTGGTATCGAGAAACCGCGTTGGTAATAGAGTTATGTATGGTGACCCGTATTGGGATCGAACCAATGACCTCCACCCTGTCAAGGTGGCGCTCTCCCAGCTGAGCTAACGGATCGTATTTGTTAAGGACAAGTAAAAATATATCGTATTTTGTCGATTAAGTCAACCATTTATTAAAATTAATTTTATAAACCTCACTTGCCCTTGATTAATCTGAAAATATAATCAAATTATAATATAGGGATTGTCTTTTGGCAATCCCTATTTGTACATTCCGAACTCGTTACAGCCTAACCGATTAAACCAATTGTCTTGAATACAAAAATAAAGGCGGTCATAGAAAAGACTGAAAGCAGTGTTGTCATCATAATGATGTTTGATGAGAGCTCACTGTCTCCATCCATAGCAGCCGTCATAATATACGAGGTAGTCGAGGTAGGCACACCAAACAGTACATATATCAATAGGACATCTTGCGTTGAAAAGCCCCAGGCTGTCGCGAGCATAACAGCGGCTAATGGAAAAATAATGAGCTTTAGAACACTTGCGTAAACCGTTGGAAGCAGCTTTTTTATAGACCCTTGGAAATTGAAAGTAGCCCCAATGGTTATTAAGGCAAGCGGTGTCGCAATCGGACTGACCTGATCAATTGAACGAGATAACATAACCGGGAGCTTTAAGCCAATTTCAGAAGCAATAATGCCCGCCACAATCGCTATAATCATGGGATTTTGGACAATCGTTTTAATCGCATCCATCGCAGTCTTCTTAAGACTAAATTCAGAACGTTTTTCTTGATTAGTCAGAGTCAGAAGAATAACGGTCAACACATTGTATAACGGAACCACAAAAGCGATGACTAAGGGGGTTTTAAGCCCGATCGTACCCGTCATATTCTCCATCAGAGTGATGCCGACATAAACAAAGTTTCCGCGAAATGCCCCCTGAACATAAGCCCCTATTTGACGCTTATCTTTTATCAAGACCAACCCGAGTCCCCATGCAAGGACCATTGTCAAGAAAGTTCCAATGACTGTGTAAAGAATAAAGCGACCATCAAAATAAGAATTAATGTGCGTGTTCATAATATCGGAAAAGAGTTTAATCGGCAAAGCCACTGTAAAAACGAGCTTATTAGATACTTTAATAAATGTGGCGTTAAGCATTCCAATACGTTTTAAAAAATAGCCGAGAGCCATGACGATAAAAATGGGCATGGCAATGTTCAAACTAAAAATAAAATTACTCATGATTTCCCTCTTAGACTGTCTATTTTTTTATACAACGAAGATACATTGAATAAGACTCAAGGTGTTTTCAAGTCAAGTCTAGCTAGACTAGTAAACATTAGATTTAGTATAGAACGACTTGAGTCTCCTGTAAAACAATCACGCCTTTATTTTCTGACAAGAGGGAGAATTCATTTGTTTTAGACAACTTACTCGTTTACTTCTTTTTTGATTCTTCCTCATCACGAATTCGATGGGCTAATCGACTAGAAGCATTTGACACAATACTTGCGACCAGGTCATCTAAAAAAGTGTGGACATTATTTCCATTTTTCGTATCCAAATCCTTTATGATACCTGTTTTGGCTTTGTCAAGATAACCAAAAGTGGTGATCGCAATACTGCCATATCCTAAGACAGCGCCTATTGCCAAAGTTTCATCGACACCAAACAGCCCTTCATCCTGCTCAACCAAGCTCTGCAGCGGTTCAGAAAGCTGCTTTTTTTCAGCAAGACGATCCAATTCGATCCCCACTAGCAAGGCGTGATGGACCTCCCGCTTTTCAAGAACGGCTTGAACACTTTCAATGCATGCCGGCATCTCTAATTCAGGAGAAAAAGGCACTTGCATCTCGTAAACAATTTCTGCCATACTTTCTATTGTGACGCCGCGCTCCCTTAAAAGCTGCTTAGCGGCCTCTGCTACAACTCGACTTTGAACGCGTTCTCCCACCAAAACGCCTCCTCTAAACAAACAGATTGTAAGAAGGTGAGGACTCCTCATCTCCCCTAAGAAAACAAGGTTATTTACATTCCTATGACTCTGTTTCAACAAGCATGCTCCTTTTTGGCATTTGAAAAAAAGGAGCCTAACGTGCGCCCAATAAAGCACTCAAAAATTTATCATTAGTTTTGAAGGATGACCGACAGCGGTATAATAATAGAGAGGTTATTTCATTTTAAGAAAGGGTGAGGAGTTTGCTCGTGTCTAACGCACAGATTCAAGATCATGCCATCCCAAGTAAAGAGTTGGATGAAGTGATCTCAACGCGTCTTTATCTGCCTCCTAATTATTCACCACTATATACATATCCTTTAATCATTGCTCAAGACGGACCGGATTATTTTGATTTAGGCCGCTTAGGAACAACACTTAACCAATTATTAAATGAAAACGAATTAGAAAAAGTCATTGTCTGCGGCATTCCGTATCCAGACCCGTTAACCCGCTGGCATCGCTATCACCCAGAAGGCGATCACCATGAGGCGTACCTCCGATTTTTGCACCGAGAGCTGCTGCCATCATTGAGACGCGATTTTGCGGTGGAAACATTGGCAAGCGGTGTAACGCTTATGGGGGATTCACTTGGGGCGACCGTTTCTCTCCTTGCCGCCTTAACCTACCCTCAATCGTTTGGGAATCTCATTCTTCAATCCCCATTTATTAACACGACCCTTTTAAACCGGATTGAAAAAGGATTGCCGAGCACTCTGACTGTCTATCATTCTGTTGGCAGAAACGAAACAGAGGTTAAGACAACATTAGGAAAGG
This region includes:
- a CDS encoding MoxR family ATPase, with product MELHFIRELAQKIKGNVEKVVIGKEEQLDLLLVALISSGHVLLEDVPGTGKTLLAKSLAKSLDCTFKRIQFTPDLLPSDVTGIHFYNQKEGEFECRLGPIFANIVLADEINRATPRTQSSLLEVMEERQATIDGETYPLERPFMVLATQNPVESQGTFPLPEAQLDRFLIKVNLGYPTKEEGIDILRRFKENDPLEDLQPVASQEDIRRAGQFYSQVYMSDEILHYIMAIVEKTRERSDIELGISPRGSQALLKAVQVYAILKGRDFVSPDDVKALVKPVFGHRLLLSSLIPVKKDQIHAILDAVLDEVMVPSEDDFVKGL
- a CDS encoding SH3 domain-containing protein; amino-acid sequence: MKKGIVVPALCFAVLSTPALTKAVHAATPTTSRLTTNTVSPTVTKYVNVNAGSSLLLRSKASTSGDILAKLSKGTAVTVYSTSDGWANVKADGKIGYVSTDYLSSTKLSITVAGTTTNYVNVDPDSSLILRKSPSTSSAILSSLKRGASVKVISTSGVWAKVTANGLTGYVHSEYLSSTKLDSTVVTASSTTTAKTTTKYVNVDADSSLILRQNASTSSAILSSLKRGASVKVISTSGVWAKVTANGLTGYVHAEYLSASKIGTSETTTTTAKTTTNYVNVDADSSLILRQNASTSSAILSSLKRGASVKVISTSGVWAKVTANGLTGYVHAEYLSASKIGTSEATGNTTTAKTTTNYVNVDADSSLILRQNASTSSAILSSLKRGTSVQVISTSGVWAKVTANGLTGYVHAEYLSASKIGTSEATGNTTTAKTTTNYVNVDADSSLILRQNASTSSAILSSLKRGTSVQVISTSGVWAKVTANGLTGYVHAEYLTSTQPTSTGSDSANSSQSSGSSQSSTSNPSTIQMYVKVSAGSNLNMRTAPTTSASIITKLSDGTKIEVLSEANGWAKISANGQTGYVSTSYLAPANGTPTSSTTETADNGSEDNTSPTSESQTVHMYVNVSPGSNLNMRSGPSTTASVLTQLPYGTVVQVLLETNGWAKVSANGKTGYVDETYLTSTLTNSNVDSIVETYTPYSISLTDMKNLELNSNPQTDKTYNTYIRSDALVVDNKTNPTQGVVFGSNWNVRGGAGTDFWVVGQVSAGALVQILSSVKGSDGYTWYQISFDKTWVNASPDDVTYYLDPTNFENDNVQKYQFLKLNETANVNADEVNQKILAGKGILAGEAQSFIKAGQTYGINELYLISHALLETANGTSELANGVTYNGKTVYNMYGIGAYDASPVQSGAEFAYNAGWFTPEEAIIGGAQFIDNNYIEQGQDTLYKMRWNPGAAVSTNSATHQYASDIGWASKQVTQIYNLYQLLSTYQIKLDIPQYLQ
- a CDS encoding diguanylate cyclase, producing the protein MISKLMPYITLVCTSSVLNLYLCLYVFLKRHKYTNIAYLFILYTLTLTIYCLATAFCLMSTTIEEIKFWTIIGYVGMPFSPPLGLMFVMHYLGIPLTKKKCAALLIIPFITLIMVATNDFHHLYYRVYEIDPVLGAPYVHEEIGIWYMIQGLFTFATMFVAFLLGLFHWKETAREYKPQLFTLLCGQLVPMLTAFFYLIGATPPGFDPVPMVLWLSSLLYLWSINSSRLFKIMPIAKDVIFNSINDGVMVLDESNRLIEFNRSCQQMFPSLNSKMYGMGVASVWKKLSGTVLPFQIKEAPEKQEFQFLADNQAEYTYQVRISPVQHNRSISGFLLIFTDITELKNLQLKLEHQAYHDELTQIFNRRAFFQQCTQSFEEAKRANTPYSVILIDVDYFKRINDTYGHDVGDRVLVHIAQVCQSQLVGGALFARYGGEEFVFGLKGFTGAEAEAFANQLRHAIGTQPIVVNHEVIKVTLSLGVAEATGDHEETLFDLLNNADKMLYKAKEEGRNRVYVFS
- a CDS encoding nucleobase:cation symporter-2 family protein, with amino-acid sequence MYAGAVIVPLIVGAAMGMSAAQLTYLVSIDLAASGLATLLQIWKNKFFGVGLPVVLGCTFTAVAPMISIGKMYGMGAISGSILVSGVVVLLIAKYFSKIMKIFPPVVIGSVVTIIGITLIPVAISDIAGTAGTKQYDDPKNLALAFGVLLLILFIQRFFKGFIRSIAVLIGLIAGTIAAYFMGMVDLTSLKQASWFHLLAPLHFAVPTFHIDAIITMVLVSIVSLIESSGTFFALSEICEQPLSENDLERGYRSEGLALLVGSLFNAFPYTTFSQNVGLVQLSGVRNRRIIFVAGSALIVFGLIPKIGALTTLIPNPVLGGAMVAMFGMVATSGIRMLGKVDFNSQENLLIIACSIGMGVGITVQPDLFSKLPQFVQILTSNGIVTGSLTAIILNVIFNVKPRHQRAEQRQSVVPESKAV
- a CDS encoding xanthine phosphoribosyltransferase, which translates into the protein MLALKEKILKEGQVIDGHILKVDAFLNHQIDPELMHEIGKEFATHFSGRDLTKIVTLESSGIAPAVFAGLILGIPVVFARKQKPLTLTEVITETVYSYTKQTSNTIMVSKNWLKPTDRVLIIDDFLARGEASLGLIRLVEKAGAHVEGLGIVIEKSFQDGRAKLDALNLDIYSLARIASLKDNKVSFVGEKEEVKIGG
- a CDS encoding AEC family transporter — translated: MSNFIFSLNIAMPIFIVMALGYFLKRIGMLNATFIKVSNKLVFTVALPIKLFSDIMNTHINSYFDGRFILYTVIGTFLTMVLAWGLGLVLIKDKRQIGAYVQGAFRGNFVYVGITLMENMTGTIGLKTPLVIAFVVPLYNVLTVILLTLTNQEKRSEFSLKKTAMDAIKTIVQNPMIIAIVAGIIASEIGLKLPVMLSRSIDQVSPIATPLALITIGATFNFQGSIKKLLPTVYASVLKLIIFPLAAVMLATAWGFSTQDVLLIYVLFGVPTSTTSYIMTAAMDGDSELSSNIIMMTTLLSVFSMTAFIFVFKTIGLIG
- a CDS encoding phosphatidylglycerophosphatase A; its protein translation is MRSPHLLTICLFRGGVLVGERVQSRVVAEAAKQLLRERGVTIESMAEIVYEMQVPFSPELEMPACIESVQAVLEKREVHHALLVGIELDRLAEKKQLSEPLQSLVEQDEGLFGVDETLAIGAVLGYGSIAITTFGYLDKAKTGIIKDLDTKNGNNVHTFLDDLVASIVSNASSRLAHRIRDEEESKKK
- a CDS encoding alpha/beta hydrolase-fold protein, whose product is MSNAQIQDHAIPSKELDEVISTRLYLPPNYSPLYTYPLIIAQDGPDYFDLGRLGTTLNQLLNENELEKVIVCGIPYPDPLTRWHRYHPEGDHHEAYLRFLHRELLPSLRRDFAVETLASGVTLMGDSLGATVSLLAALTYPQSFGNLILQSPFINTTLLNRIEKGLPSTLTVYHSVGRNETEVKTTLGKVENFFTANQALAKHLSQNTISSYSYVEHDGVHTWSSWQEDLKKALLHLFPRS